In Pseudoduganella albidiflava, a single window of DNA contains:
- a CDS encoding peptidylprolyl isomerase, whose product MTTITITTNKGKIVAELDAEKAPKTVENFLNYAKAGHYDNTIFHRVIDGFMIQGGGFEPGMKQKPADQTVENEAKNGLKNEPYTLAMARTSAPHSASAQFFINVKNNSFLDYPGQDGWGYAVFGVVTEGKEVVDEIRKVKTTRSGMFADVPVEDVIIEKVEAA is encoded by the coding sequence ATGACCACCATTACCATCACCACGAACAAGGGCAAGATCGTTGCCGAGCTGGACGCTGAAAAAGCGCCGAAGACCGTCGAGAACTTCCTGAACTATGCGAAGGCCGGCCACTACGACAACACCATCTTCCACCGCGTGATCGATGGCTTCATGATCCAGGGCGGCGGTTTCGAGCCGGGCATGAAGCAGAAGCCGGCCGACCAGACCGTGGAAAACGAAGCCAAGAACGGCTTGAAGAACGAGCCGTACACGCTGGCGATGGCCCGTACCTCGGCCCCGCACTCCGCCTCGGCGCAGTTCTTCATCAACGTGAAGAACAACAGCTTCCTCGACTACCCGGGCCAGGATGGCTGGGGCTATGCCGTGTTCGGCGTGGTCACCGAAGGCAAGGAAGTCGTCGATGAAATCCGCAAGGTGAAGACCACGCGCAGCGGCATGTTCGCCGACGTGCCGGTGGAAGACGTGATCATCGAAAAAGTCGAAGCGGCTTAA
- a CDS encoding UDP-2,3-diacylglucosamine diphosphatase produces the protein MILFISDLHLQVDRPALTEAFVRFVDERARFARRLYLLGDLFEYWAGDDDLDDPFHARIAAMLRTLADGGVEVFWIAGNRDFLVGERFAVAAGLTLLPETWLIEDHGRRIVLVHGDAQCTDDVKYMAFRAQVRQPGWQQQFLAMPLAQRKAIIAGLRDNSRKDQGEKSYEIMDVTPQAIDDVFAQTGADVMIHGHTHRPALHTRGGKLRYVLPDWEPESLPPRGGWIAIGDDGAITRHALDGSVENR, from the coding sequence TTGATCTTATTTATCTCCGACCTGCACCTGCAGGTCGACCGGCCCGCGCTGACCGAAGCCTTCGTGCGCTTCGTCGATGAGCGGGCCCGTTTCGCCCGGCGGCTTTACCTGCTGGGCGACCTCTTCGAATACTGGGCCGGCGACGACGACCTGGACGATCCCTTCCACGCCCGTATCGCGGCCATGCTGCGCACGCTGGCCGATGGCGGTGTCGAGGTCTTCTGGATCGCCGGCAATCGCGATTTCCTCGTCGGCGAACGCTTCGCTGTCGCCGCCGGCCTGACCCTGCTGCCGGAAACCTGGCTCATTGAAGACCATGGCCGCCGCATCGTGCTCGTGCACGGCGACGCGCAATGCACCGACGACGTCAAGTACATGGCCTTCCGCGCTCAGGTGCGCCAGCCCGGCTGGCAACAGCAATTCCTGGCCATGCCGCTGGCGCAGCGCAAGGCGATCATCGCAGGCCTGCGCGACAACAGCCGCAAGGACCAGGGCGAAAAATCCTACGAGATCATGGACGTGACGCCGCAGGCCATCGACGACGTCTTCGCGCAAACCGGCGCCGACGTGATGATCCACGGCCACACGCACCGCCCTGCCCTGCACACCCGCGGCGGCAAGCTGCGCTACGTGCTGCCGGATTGGGAACCGGAATCCTTGCCGCCGCGCGGCGGCTGGATTGCGATCGGCGACGATGGCGCGATCACGCGGCACGCGCTGGACGGCAGCGTGGAAAACCGGTGA
- a CDS encoding DinB family protein: MPTQPFSRYLLAQAYNNAWADHRLLRACGALTQAEFEATGRTSFFPGIRHTLNHNLTVQRFYLDALWRDWHGEPPHPDYQSFFEPEQPYATCTALWQAQRESNDSLIAYCAGLSDDELDRQVVIDRGDELQIDTRQRLLAHLFQHQIHHRGQVHAMLAGTSVAPPQLDEFYSSGEADLRARDFAELGWTEEQVWGEQMP, encoded by the coding sequence ATGCCGACCCAACCGTTTTCGCGGTACCTGCTGGCCCAGGCCTACAACAATGCGTGGGCCGACCACCGGCTGCTGCGTGCCTGCGGCGCCCTGACGCAAGCCGAGTTCGAGGCCACGGGCCGCACGAGTTTCTTCCCCGGCATCCGGCATACGCTGAACCACAACCTCACCGTGCAGCGCTTCTATCTCGATGCGCTGTGGCGCGACTGGCATGGCGAACCGCCGCACCCGGACTACCAGAGCTTCTTCGAGCCCGAACAGCCTTACGCCACCTGCACGGCGCTCTGGCAGGCACAGCGGGAAAGCAACGATTCGCTGATCGCGTATTGCGCCGGACTGAGCGACGACGAGCTGGATAGGCAAGTGGTCATCGACCGTGGCGACGAGCTGCAGATCGATACCCGCCAGCGGCTGCTGGCGCACCTGTTCCAGCACCAGATCCACCACCGCGGCCAAGTGCACGCCATGCTGGCCGGCACCTCGGTCGCACCGCCGCAACTGGATGAGTTTTACTCGTCAGGCGAAGCCGACCTGCGCGCCCGCGACTTCGCCGAACTGGGCTGGACCGAAGAGCAGGTGTGGGGCGAGCAAATGCCGTAG
- a CDS encoding glycoside hydrolase family 19 protein: protein MLNGETLRRAFPDCRDADDWAAALDSALNRFHITTRDRVCAFLAQTSHESGHFNRLEESLSYRTPARLMAVWPKRFPNEASATPFVQNPERLANFVYARRMGNGDEASGDGFRFRGRGLIQLTGRSNYHQAGDALGLDLVGVPDRLVSKEVAALSAAWFWDSRGLNALADHDKPDGDLEDFVEITRRINGGTVGLKERLAA from the coding sequence ATGCTGAATGGAGAAACCTTGCGGCGGGCATTCCCCGACTGCAGGGATGCGGACGACTGGGCCGCCGCGCTCGATAGCGCATTGAATCGTTTTCACATCACCACGCGCGACCGTGTTTGCGCCTTTCTCGCGCAGACGAGCCATGAATCGGGCCACTTCAACCGGCTCGAGGAATCCTTGTCCTACCGCACCCCGGCACGGCTGATGGCCGTCTGGCCGAAGCGCTTTCCCAACGAAGCCAGCGCCACGCCGTTCGTGCAGAATCCGGAGCGCCTGGCGAACTTCGTCTATGCGCGGCGGATGGGCAATGGCGACGAAGCCAGCGGCGACGGCTTCCGTTTCCGCGGCCGCGGCCTGATCCAGCTGACCGGCCGCAGCAATTACCACCAGGCCGGTGACGCGCTCGGGCTCGACCTGGTCGGTGTGCCGGACAGGCTGGTGTCAAAGGAAGTGGCGGCGCTGTCGGCGGCGTGGTTCTGGGACAGCCGCGGCCTGAACGCACTGGCCGACCACGACAAGCCGGATGGCGACCTGGAAGACTTCGTGGAAATCACGCGCCGCATCAACGGCGGTACCGTGGGGCTGAAGGAAAGGCTGGCCGCCTAG
- a CDS encoding tetratricopeptide repeat protein yields MSILVIGLHVLIAIFFAVHAIRSRQQVPWLLILFMIPLLGALLYYVGVYLPGWRRERRDRKSAAGAAQAFDPVRALHDAQAAFDFAPTAHNQMRLANAQLQAGDAEAAAATFGAFLQGAFANDPDIRLGAARATLACGRHAEAIAHLEDLRRADPDYRPEQTTLLLARALAGVGRPADARAEFEAAVKRHGSFEAKAEFAIWAAQAREFQLAHRLQNQLHSTMDRWDRHTHAMNLPLIRRLEAAFAEVPRHR; encoded by the coding sequence ATGTCGATCCTGGTAATCGGGCTGCACGTGCTCATTGCGATTTTCTTCGCCGTGCATGCGATCCGCAGCCGGCAACAGGTGCCATGGCTGCTGATCCTGTTCATGATCCCGCTGCTGGGGGCGTTGTTGTACTACGTCGGCGTCTACCTGCCGGGCTGGCGGCGCGAACGCCGCGACCGCAAGTCCGCCGCAGGGGCCGCGCAGGCCTTCGATCCCGTCCGCGCGTTACACGACGCCCAGGCCGCCTTTGATTTCGCCCCCACCGCGCATAACCAGATGCGCCTGGCCAACGCGCAACTGCAGGCGGGCGACGCCGAGGCGGCCGCCGCCACGTTCGGGGCATTCCTGCAAGGCGCCTTCGCCAACGATCCGGACATTCGCCTCGGGGCAGCGCGTGCCACGCTGGCCTGCGGGCGGCATGCCGAAGCGATCGCGCACCTGGAGGACTTGCGGCGCGCCGATCCCGACTATCGCCCCGAACAGACGACGTTACTGCTGGCGCGCGCCCTTGCCGGCGTGGGGCGCCCCGCCGATGCGCGCGCCGAGTTCGAAGCCGCCGTGAAACGCCACGGCAGTTTCGAGGCCAAGGCCGAATTCGCGATCTGGGCGGCGCAGGCCCGCGAATTCCAGCTGGCCCACCGCCTGCAGAATCAACTGCATTCGACCATGGACCGCTGGGATCGCCACACGCATGCGATGAACCTGCCGCTGATCCGCCGGCTCGAGGCGGCGTTTGCCGAGGTGCCGCGGCATCGGTAG
- a CDS encoding DUF1439 domain-containing protein, which translates to MPLVAAALLAGCAGLTGPREVEVPLERLQRGLEERFPLEQRALGVFELQLSRPRLAILRDNDRLGLSADVAVTSPLLRSGLQGSVMLSGRLQVDNVRNAVVLSDARIDDFSVGGAGAPIQGQLTAAANVVVDRLVRDVPVYHFRPDELRYLGVQYVPTTIHTTRNGLNVRFEPVK; encoded by the coding sequence GTGCCGCTGGTTGCGGCCGCATTGTTGGCGGGCTGTGCCGGCCTGACGGGGCCACGCGAAGTCGAGGTGCCGCTCGAGCGCCTGCAGCGCGGGCTGGAGGAACGCTTCCCGCTGGAGCAGCGCGCACTCGGCGTGTTCGAGCTGCAGCTGTCCCGGCCACGGCTGGCCATCCTGCGCGACAACGACCGGCTGGGCCTGTCCGCCGATGTCGCTGTCACGTCGCCATTGTTGCGCTCTGGCTTGCAGGGCAGCGTGATGCTGTCCGGCCGCCTGCAGGTGGACAACGTGCGCAACGCGGTCGTGCTGAGCGATGCCCGGATCGACGACTTCTCGGTCGGCGGCGCCGGCGCGCCCATCCAGGGCCAGCTCACCGCGGCGGCCAACGTCGTCGTCGACCGCCTCGTGCGCGACGTGCCGGTCTACCATTTCCGGCCAGATGAGTTGCGCTACCTCGGCGTGCAGTACGTGCCGACGACGATCCACACCACGCGCAATGGCCTGAACGTACGCTTCGAACCGGTCAAGTGA
- a CDS encoding DUF72 domain-containing protein, with the protein MQPISADLFADLSADSSAGFSTCVGTAGWSLPRETWQAFPPEGSHLERYAAVFNAVEINTSFYRPHQPKTYERWAASTPAHFRFSVKLPRTITHEAKLQGIDELLARFAGEAGALGDRLGAVLVQLPPSLALDAPAAGALFDALQERFSCLVACEARHASWFTPSATGLLRQAGVTRVLADPVVGYTGPFEPTAAPAYVRLHGNPRIYYSRYTPERMDEVRAWLARHPASWCILDNTASGAATANALELLGRELPDQAASPERSER; encoded by the coding sequence ATGCAACCGATTTCCGCTGACCTGTTCGCTGACTTATCCGCTGACTCTTCCGCTGGCTTTTCAACCTGTGTCGGCACCGCCGGCTGGAGCCTGCCGCGCGAGACGTGGCAGGCCTTCCCGCCCGAGGGCAGCCACCTGGAACGCTACGCGGCCGTGTTCAACGCGGTCGAGATCAATACCAGCTTCTACCGGCCCCACCAGCCCAAGACGTACGAACGCTGGGCCGCTTCGACGCCGGCGCACTTCCGCTTCTCGGTGAAGCTGCCGCGCACCATCACGCACGAGGCGAAACTGCAGGGTATCGATGAATTGCTGGCCCGATTTGCCGGAGAAGCCGGCGCGCTCGGCGACCGGCTGGGCGCGGTGCTGGTGCAATTGCCGCCCAGCCTGGCGCTGGACGCGCCCGCGGCCGGCGCACTGTTCGATGCGCTGCAAGAGCGGTTCAGCTGCCTGGTCGCCTGCGAAGCGCGCCATGCCAGCTGGTTTACGCCCTCGGCCACGGGCCTGCTGCGGCAGGCTGGCGTGACACGCGTGCTGGCCGACCCGGTGGTTGGCTATACGGGGCCGTTCGAGCCGACAGCCGCGCCGGCGTACGTGCGGCTGCACGGGAATCCACGCATCTACTACTCGCGCTATACACCGGAACGGATGGACGAGGTGCGCGCCTGGCTGGCGCGGCACCCCGCCTCGTGGTGCATCCTGGACAACACCGCGAGCGGCGCGGCCACGGCGAATGCACTGGAGTTGCTGGGCCGGGAACTACCCGATCAGGCGGCCAGTCCGGAACGGTCGGAACGGTAG
- a CDS encoding bifunctional SulP family inorganic anion transporter/carbonic anhydrase — protein MNIHHLKQDIPAGIVVFLVALPLCLGIALASGAPLFSGIISGIIGGIIVGLISGSHTSVSGPAAGLAAVVLASITKLGAFEILLASIVVAGVLQLAMGIFRAGFIANYVPSNVIKGLLAAIGILLILKQIPHAIGYDANNADEYSFFQANGETTFSALASAFGSITPGAVVIAALSMLVLLFWDRTPLKNVKLLPAPLFVVVLGVALHALFSRYVPGLSLAQSHLVEIPPVDVANLGAYLNFPELRHFANPDVWFVGATIAIVASLETLLNLEAVDKLDPHKRESPPNRELVAQGVGNICAGLLGGLPVTSVIVRSSVNIQTGNATKVSAVFHGVLLLAAVLVLSPLLNQIPLAALAAILIMTGYKLAKLTLFRDMYARGASQFVPFAVTVAAIVLTDLLMGVLIGLAASLFYLLRSNFRNPFAIEQYRLHIGEVIKMELPNQVSFLNKATIKAALWEVPSGSKVLIDASNADYIDSDVLETIQDYQVVASERDVQLNVIGLRDEYSLADPIQFVPALDKETQTRLQPAEVLQLLKDGNERFQAGRWIKKYYLHQVDATAGGQHPMAVVVNCIDSRTSPEIIFDAGLGDLLTIRIAGNVISDEIIGSLEIAHKLGAKLIVVKGHSSCGAVGLALKNEHAHSIGTITGKIQASIWQCQCASHGAPGGQAPTGKELLERVTRQNIENSLAEIINGSEYLRACIERGEMGLVGAYHDIATRAVQFGELVTPDRFDDYRSDRSGLAA, from the coding sequence ATGAATATCCATCACTTGAAGCAAGATATCCCGGCAGGGATCGTTGTATTTCTCGTTGCCCTGCCATTATGCCTCGGCATTGCCCTGGCCTCCGGTGCGCCCTTATTTTCGGGGATTATCTCGGGCATCATCGGAGGCATTATCGTCGGGCTGATCAGCGGCTCGCATACCAGCGTCAGCGGACCCGCGGCGGGCCTCGCGGCCGTCGTGCTGGCGTCCATCACGAAGCTCGGCGCCTTTGAAATCCTGCTGGCCTCGATCGTCGTCGCCGGCGTCCTGCAACTGGCGATGGGTATCTTCCGCGCCGGTTTCATCGCCAACTACGTGCCCTCCAACGTGATCAAGGGCTTGCTGGCGGCCATCGGCATCCTGCTGATCCTGAAGCAGATCCCCCATGCGATCGGCTACGACGCCAACAACGCCGACGAGTACTCGTTCTTCCAGGCCAACGGGGAAACCACGTTCTCGGCCCTGGCCAGCGCCTTCGGCAGCATCACGCCCGGCGCGGTGGTGATCGCCGCACTGTCGATGCTGGTGCTGCTGTTCTGGGACCGCACGCCGCTGAAGAACGTCAAGCTGCTGCCGGCGCCGCTGTTCGTGGTGGTGCTGGGCGTCGCGCTGCACGCGCTGTTCAGCCGCTATGTCCCGGGCCTGAGCCTGGCGCAGTCCCACCTGGTCGAGATCCCACCGGTGGACGTGGCCAACCTGGGGGCCTACCTGAACTTCCCGGAACTGCGCCACTTCGCCAACCCGGATGTGTGGTTCGTCGGCGCCACGATCGCCATCGTGGCTTCGCTGGAAACGCTGCTGAACCTGGAGGCGGTGGACAAGCTCGACCCGCACAAGCGCGAATCGCCACCGAACCGCGAACTGGTCGCCCAGGGCGTCGGCAATATCTGCGCCGGCCTGCTGGGCGGCTTGCCGGTCACGTCCGTGATCGTGCGCAGTTCTGTCAACATCCAGACTGGTAACGCAACCAAGGTGTCCGCCGTGTTCCATGGCGTGCTGCTGCTGGCCGCCGTGCTGGTGTTGAGCCCGCTGCTGAACCAGATTCCGCTGGCCGCGCTGGCCGCGATCCTGATCATGACGGGCTACAAGCTGGCCAAGCTCACGCTGTTCCGCGACATGTACGCCAGGGGCGCCTCGCAGTTCGTGCCGTTCGCAGTGACCGTGGCCGCCATCGTGCTGACCGACCTGCTGATGGGCGTGCTGATCGGCCTGGCTGCCAGCCTGTTCTATCTGCTGCGCAGCAACTTCCGCAATCCCTTCGCGATCGAGCAATACCGCCTGCACATCGGCGAGGTGATCAAGATGGAACTGCCGAACCAGGTATCGTTCCTGAACAAGGCCACCATCAAGGCGGCGCTATGGGAAGTGCCATCCGGCTCGAAGGTGCTGATCGATGCCAGCAACGCCGACTACATCGACAGCGATGTGCTGGAAACGATCCAGGATTACCAGGTGGTGGCTTCCGAGCGCGACGTGCAGCTGAACGTGATCGGCCTGCGCGACGAATACAGCCTGGCCGACCCGATCCAGTTCGTGCCCGCGCTGGACAAGGAAACCCAGACCCGGCTGCAGCCTGCCGAAGTGCTGCAACTGCTGAAGGATGGCAACGAGCGCTTCCAGGCCGGTCGGTGGATCAAGAAATACTACCTGCACCAGGTGGATGCCACCGCCGGCGGCCAGCACCCGATGGCCGTGGTGGTCAACTGCATCGATTCGCGCACGTCGCCGGAAATCATCTTCGATGCCGGGCTGGGCGACCTGCTGACGATCCGCATCGCCGGCAACGTGATCAGCGATGAAATCATCGGCAGCCTGGAAATCGCCCACAAGCTGGGTGCCAAGCTGATCGTCGTGAAGGGCCACTCCAGCTGCGGCGCGGTCGGCCTGGCGCTGAAGAACGAGCATGCGCACAGCATCGGCACGATCACGGGCAAGATCCAGGCATCGATCTGGCAGTGCCAGTGCGCCAGCCATGGCGCGCCGGGTGGCCAGGCTCCGACCGGCAAGGAATTGCTGGAACGGGTCACGCGCCAGAACATCGAGAATTCGCTGGCCGAGATCATCAATGGCAGCGAATACCTGCGCGCGTGCATCGAGCGGGGCGAGATGGGGCTGGTCGGCGCCTACCACGACATCGCCACGCGGGCCGTGCAGTTCGGCGAGCTGGTCACGCCGGACCGCTTCGACGACTACCGTTCCGACCGTTCCGGACTGGCCGCCTGA
- a CDS encoding GntR family transcriptional regulator: MWNDNAPIYRQLKERVIGMMLDGLLKPGDALPSVRQVAADYQLNPITVSRAYQELVDETLVEKRRGVGMYVTEGAVQKLLASERERFLREEWPAMVERIRRLGLDLDQLLRASPNNEPGSAT, encoded by the coding sequence ATGTGGAATGACAATGCGCCGATCTACCGCCAGCTCAAGGAGCGGGTGATCGGCATGATGCTCGACGGCTTGCTCAAGCCCGGCGACGCGCTGCCCTCGGTGCGGCAGGTGGCGGCCGACTACCAGCTGAACCCGATCACCGTGTCGCGGGCGTACCAGGAGCTGGTCGATGAAACCTTGGTGGAAAAACGAAGGGGGGTGGGTATGTATGTAACCGAAGGCGCCGTGCAAAAACTGCTGGCATCGGAACGCGAGCGCTTCCTGCGCGAAGAATGGCCGGCGATGGTGGAGCGTATCCGCCGGCTCGGCCTGGACCTGGACCAGCTGCTGCGCGCTTCGCCGAACAACGAACCCGGGAGCGCCACATGA
- a CDS encoding ABC transporter ATP-binding protein: MSAVISARNLVKRYGKQAALDGVSFDIQPGRIVGLIGPNGSGKTTTLKAALGLCQFEGELSVLGLDPRTQRDELMNDVCFIADVAILPRWLKVKDAIDFVAGIHPRFDRAKAERYLAGTKLAPQMRVKAMSKGMIVQLHLALVMAIDAKLLVLDEPTLGLDILYRKGFYQNLLEDYFDEHKTIVITTHQIEEVEHILSDVLFIREGRIALAASMEEIGERYTEVMVHPQHTAAAAALQPLTQRTVFGKSVMLFDGVPRQQLENLGELRTPSVADLFVASMKGSYE, encoded by the coding sequence ATGAGCGCCGTCATCTCCGCCCGCAACCTGGTCAAGCGCTACGGCAAGCAGGCCGCGCTCGACGGCGTCAGTTTCGACATCCAGCCGGGCCGCATCGTCGGGCTGATCGGCCCGAACGGCTCCGGCAAGACGACCACGCTGAAGGCCGCGCTGGGCCTGTGCCAGTTCGAGGGCGAGCTGTCCGTGCTGGGGCTGGATCCGCGCACGCAGCGCGACGAACTGATGAACGACGTGTGCTTCATCGCCGACGTGGCGATCCTGCCCCGCTGGCTGAAGGTGAAGGACGCGATCGATTTCGTGGCCGGCATCCACCCGCGCTTCGATCGCGCCAAGGCCGAGCGCTACCTCGCCGGCACGAAGCTGGCGCCGCAGATGCGCGTAAAGGCCATGTCGAAGGGCATGATCGTGCAGCTGCACCTGGCCCTCGTGATGGCGATCGACGCGAAGCTGCTGGTGCTGGACGAGCCGACGCTGGGCCTGGACATCCTGTACCGCAAGGGCTTCTACCAGAACCTGCTGGAAGACTACTTCGACGAGCACAAGACGATCGTCATCACCACGCACCAGATCGAGGAAGTGGAACACATCCTGTCGGACGTGCTGTTCATCCGCGAAGGCCGCATCGCGCTGGCTGCCTCGATGGAAGAGATCGGCGAGCGCTACACGGAAGTCATGGTCCACCCGCAGCACACGGCCGCGGCCGCGGCGCTGCAGCCGCTGACGCAGCGCACCGTGTTCGGCAAGAGCGTGATGCTGTTCGATGGCGTGCCCAGGCAGCAACTGGAAAACCTTGGCGAACTGCGCACGCCCAGCGTGGCGGACCTGTTCGTCGCCAGCATGAAGGGGAGCTACGAATGA
- a CDS encoding cyanophycin synthetase family protein, with the protein MKIIDQRYLDGANRYCTEPCLLSILDLGHPAPYSASDMQQLRARLKTVLPGLRQGRSLIGVVGDDVDAPGRGLQLARLIQSVAIELHRLTGDEVMMGFVGGVPKMPGRYRLILPFRCGTVANAALKLATELVAALLAGQPYRLDEGLAELRGIAAASAPTQPSIRIAA; encoded by the coding sequence ATGAAAATTATCGACCAGCGTTACCTCGACGGCGCCAACCGCTACTGCACCGAGCCTTGCCTGCTGAGCATTCTCGATCTCGGCCACCCTGCCCCGTATTCCGCGAGCGACATGCAGCAGTTGCGAGCGCGCCTGAAGACCGTGCTGCCGGGCTTGCGACAAGGCCGCAGCCTGATCGGCGTGGTGGGCGACGACGTGGACGCGCCGGGCCGCGGCCTGCAGCTGGCACGCCTGATCCAGAGCGTGGCGATCGAACTGCACCGCCTGACCGGCGACGAGGTGATGATGGGGTTTGTCGGCGGCGTGCCGAAGATGCCGGGGCGCTACCGGCTGATCCTGCCGTTCCGCTGCGGCACCGTGGCCAACGCAGCGCTCAAGCTGGCGACCGAACTGGTCGCCGCCCTGCTGGCCGGGCAGCCGTACCGGCTGGATGAAGGGCTGGCCGAACTGCGCGGTATCGCCGCGGCCAGCGCGCCGACGCAGCCGTCCATCCGCATTGCCGCCTGA
- a CDS encoding YceH family protein, protein MTDAGNTPADSSAANASGDTLDPFEIRVLAVLAEKEALTPDNYPMSLNALTNGCNQLSSRDPVMQISEDTVADVLARLAERRLVNAVTAAGARVTKYEHRMRIKWSLEQDKLAVLTILMLRGHQTAGEIRTRTGRLHEFKTVADVEQALQFLIDKYPPVVAKLALAPGTKEPRYGQLLGGEIQLAREEAGYGTAAVAPGGASRADRVAQLELEVQQLRADYAALAEQFEQFKRQFE, encoded by the coding sequence ATGACAGATGCAGGAAACACCCCGGCGGATAGCTCCGCAGCGAATGCCTCGGGCGATACGCTGGACCCGTTCGAGATCCGCGTGCTGGCCGTGCTGGCCGAAAAGGAAGCGCTGACGCCGGATAACTATCCGATGTCGCTGAATGCGCTGACCAACGGCTGCAACCAGCTGTCCAGCCGCGATCCGGTGATGCAGATTTCGGAAGATACGGTGGCCGACGTGCTGGCCCGCCTGGCCGAGCGCCGCCTCGTCAATGCCGTGACGGCGGCCGGCGCCCGCGTCACGAAATACGAGCACCGCATGCGCATCAAATGGTCGCTCGAGCAGGACAAGCTGGCCGTGCTGACGATCCTGATGCTGCGCGGCCACCAGACCGCCGGCGAGATCCGCACGCGCACGGGCCGGCTGCATGAGTTCAAGACGGTGGCGGACGTCGAACAGGCATTGCAGTTCCTGATCGACAAATATCCGCCGGTGGTGGCGAAGCTGGCGCTGGCGCCGGGCACCAAGGAGCCGCGCTACGGGCAATTGCTGGGCGGGGAAATCCAGCTGGCAAGGGAAGAGGCGGGCTATGGAACGGCGGCGGTGGCGCCTGGCGGCGCCTCGCGGGCCGACCGCGTGGCCCAGCTGGAGCTGGAAGTGCAGCAGTTACGCGCCGACTACGCGGCGCTGGCGGAACAGTTCGAGCAATTCAAGCGGCAGTTCGAATAA
- the cysE gene encoding serine O-acetyltransferase: MFRHLRQDIRSIIERDPAARNAWEVLTCYPGLHAIVAHRLAHWCWTHGLKWPGRFISALARIATGIEIHPGATIGRRVFIDHGFGVVVGETAVIGDDCTIYQGVTLGGTSLAPGEKRHPTLERGVIVGAGAKVLGGFTVGEYAKVGSNAVLLKPVPPGATAVGNPAQIVQKHEPDTQRHAQRLFAAYGVTPNGDDPMSKALHGLINHAAAQERQIERIIALLKESGLQCGDIEAVGKPDPAQLNKLVD; encoded by the coding sequence ATGTTTCGCCACCTGCGCCAAGACATCCGCAGCATCATCGAACGCGATCCCGCCGCACGCAACGCCTGGGAGGTGCTGACGTGCTACCCCGGCCTGCATGCGATCGTCGCGCACCGCCTGGCACACTGGTGCTGGACCCACGGCCTGAAATGGCCGGGCCGCTTCATCAGCGCGCTGGCGCGCATCGCTACGGGCATCGAGATCCATCCCGGCGCCACGATCGGCCGGCGTGTCTTCATCGATCACGGCTTCGGCGTGGTGGTGGGCGAGACGGCGGTCATCGGTGACGATTGCACGATCTACCAGGGCGTCACGCTGGGCGGTACGTCGCTGGCGCCGGGAGAGAAGCGGCATCCCACGCTGGAGCGTGGCGTGATCGTTGGCGCCGGCGCCAAGGTGCTGGGCGGTTTCACGGTGGGCGAGTACGCCAAGGTGGGCTCGAACGCCGTGCTGCTGAAACCGGTGCCGCCGGGGGCGACGGCGGTCGGCAATCCGGCCCAGATCGTCCAGAAGCACGAGCCGGACACGCAGCGCCATGCGCAGCGCCTGTTCGCGGCTTATGGCGTCACGCCGAATGGCGACGACCCCATGTCGAAAGCGCTGCATGGCCTGATCAACCACGCGGCGGCGCAGGAACGGCAGATCGAGCGCATCATTGCGCTGCTGAAGGAAAGCGGTTTGCAATGCGGGGATATCGAGGCTGTCGGCAAGCCCGATCCCGCCCAACTGAACAAGCTGGTCGATTGA